A part of Dryobates pubescens isolate bDryPub1 chromosome 3, bDryPub1.pri, whole genome shotgun sequence genomic DNA contains:
- the EXTL3 gene encoding exostosin-like 3, producing the protein MTGYTMLRNGGVGNGGQPWVLRWSSRIRLTWLSFTLFIILVFFPLIAHYYLTTIDDADDAGKRIFGPRTGSELCEVKHVQDLCRIRESVSEELLQLEAKRQELNSEIAKLNLKIEACKKSIENAKQDLLQLKNVISQTEHSYKELMAQNQPKLSLPIRLLPDKDDVTFPLPKSIRNCRLHNCFDYSRCPLTSGFPVYVYNSDDYPFGSSLDPLIKQAFEATVRTNVYVTENANIACVYIILVGEMQEPVMPKPTELEQQLHSLPYWRTDGHNHLIINLSRKSETQNFIYNISTGRAMIAQSTFYDAQYRPGFDIVVSPLVHAMSEPNFLEIPPQVPVKRKYLFSFQGEKIESLRSSLQEVRSFEEEIEGNAPADYDDRIITTLKAVQDSKLDFVLVEFTCKNQPKASLPTEWALCGERDDRLELLKLSTFALIITPGDTHLVISAGCAMRLFEALEVGAIPVVLGEQVQLPYNDVIRWNEAALIIPKPRITEVHFLLRSISDNDLLAMRRQGRFLWETYFSTSDNVFSTVLAIIRTRIQIPAAPIREETAVEIPHRSGKAAGTDPNMADNGDLDLGPVETEPPYASPKYLRNFTLTAMDIYRNWNSAPGPFHLFPYTPFDPVLPSEAKFLGSGTGFRPIGGGAGGSGKEFQAALGGNVPREQFTVVMLTYEREEVLMNSLERLNGLPYLNKVVVVWNSPKLPSEDLLWPDIGVPIMVVRTEKNSLNNRFLPWDEIETEAILSIDDDAHLRHDEIMFGFRVWREARDRIVGFPGRYHAWDIPHQSWLYNSNYSCELSMVLTGAAFFHKYYAYLYSYVMPQAIRDMVDEYINCEDIAMNFLVSHLTRKPPIKVTSRWTFRCPGCPQALSHDDSHFHERHKCINFFVKVYGYMPLLYTQFRVDSVLFKTRLPHDKTKCFKFI; encoded by the exons ATGACTGGATATACCATGTTGCGGAATGGGGGAGTGGGGAACGGAGGCCAGCCCTGGGTGTTGAGATGGTCCAGTCGGATTCGGCTCACCTGGCTTAGTTTCACCCTCTTCATTATCCTCGTCTTCTTTCCCCTCATTGCCCACTACTACTTAACCACCATCGACGACGCAGACGATGCCGGCAAGCGCATCTTCGGCCCTCGGACCGGCAGTGAGCTGTGCGAGGTGAAGCATGTGCAAGACCTGTGCCGCATCCGGGAGTCGGTCAgcgaggagctgctccagctggaggccaagcGGCAGGAGCTCAACAGTGAGATTGCCAAGCTCAACTTGAAGATTGAGGCCTGCAAAAAGAGCATTGAAAATGCCAAGCAGgacctcctgcagctgaagaaTGTCATCAGCCAGACTGAGCATTCCTACAAAGAGCTGATGGCTCAGAATCAGCCCAAGCTCTCTTTGCCCATCCGGCTGCTGCCAGACAAAGACGATGTGACCTTCCCGCTGCCAAAATCCATCCGGAACTGCAGGCTACACAACTGCTTTGACTACTCTCGCTGCCCGTTGACATCTGGCTTTCCAGTCTATGTCTACAACAGTGACGATTATCCTTTTGGTAGTTCCTTAGACCCTTTAATTAAACAAGCCTTCGAGGCGACTGTCAGAACTAATGTTTATGTTACTGAAAATGCAAATATTGCTTGTGTGTATATAATTCTAGTGGGAGAGATGCAAGAGCCCGTGATGCCAAAACCTACTGAACTAGAGCAACAGTTGCACTCTTTGCCATATTGGAGGACTGATGGACATAACCATCTCATCATCAATTTATCAAGGAAATCAGAAACTCAGAACTTCATTTACAACATCAGCACAGGGCGCGCCATGATTGCCCAGTCCACCTTTTACGATGCACAGTACCGACCAGGGTTTGATATTGTAGTGTCACCTCTGGTCCACGCTATGTCTGAACCCAATTTCCTAGAAATCCCACCCCAGGTGCCAGTCAAGCGTAAATATCTCTTCAGTTTCCAGGGAGAGAAGATCGAGTCTCTCAGATCTAGCTTGCAGGAGGTTCGCTCTTTCGAAGAGGAAATAGAAGGCAACGCCCCAGCTGACTACGATGATCGCATCATTACCACCTTGAAGGCTGTTCAGGACAGCAAGTTGGACTTTGTTTTGGTGGAGTTCACATGTAAGAACCAGCCTAAGGCAAGTCTGCCCACTGAGTGGGCTCTGTGTGGAGAAAGGGACGACAGACTAGAGCTACTGAAGCTATCTACTTTTGCACTGATAATCACCCCAGGGGACACCCATTTGGTGATCTCTGCTGGGTGTGCCATGAGACTGTTTGAGGCTCTGGAAGTTGGAGCCATCCCAGTGGTTCTCGGAGAGCAAGTTCAGCTACCCTATAATGATGTGATCCGGTGGAACGAGGCAGCCTTAATCATACCAAAGCCACGTATCACAGAAGTGCACTTTCTTCTGAGAAGCATTTCTGACAACGATCTCCTTGCCATGAGGAGGCAGGGCCGCTTCTTGTGGGAGACCTACTTCTCCACCTCTGACAACGTGTTCAGCACAGTGTTAGCTATCATAAGGACTCGAATCCAAATCCCGGCTGCTCCCATCCGAGAAGAAACTGCTGTGGAGATTCCCCACCGGTCTGGTAAAGCTGCTGGTACAGACCCCAATATGGCAGACAATGGTGACCTGGACTTGGGGCCTGTGGAAACAGAACCACCCTATGCGTCTCCCAAATATCTCCGCAATTTCACCCTCACTGCAATGGACATCTACAGGAATTGGAATTCTGCTCCGgggcctttccacctcttccCCTACACTCCCTTTGACCCTGTTTTGCCATCAGAGGCAAAATTCCTGGGGTCTGGGACTGGCTTTCGACCAATTGGTGGAGGAGCAGGTGGCTCTGGGAAGGAAttccaggctgctttgggtGGCAACGTCCCCCGGGAGCAGTTCACAGTAGTGATGTTGACTTATGAGCGGGAGGAAGTGTTGATGAACTCCCTAGAAAGGCTCAATGGTCTGCCATACTTAAATAAAGTTGTGGTAGTGTGGAACTCTCCCAAGCTTCCCTCTGAGGATCTCTTGTGGCCAGACATTGGCGTCCCAATCATG GTGGTGCGCACAGAGAAGAACAGCCTGAACAACCGGTTCCTGCCGTGGGACGAGATCGAGACGGAGGCCATCCTCTCCATCGACGACGACGCTCACCTGCGCCACGACGAGATCATGTTCGGCTTCCG TGTCTGGAGAGAGGCAAGGGACCGCATTGTTGGCTTCCCAGGACGCTACCATGCATGGGACATCCCTCATCAGTCCTGGCTTTACAACTCCAACTACTCTTGTGAGCTCTCTATGGTGCTCACTGGTGCTGCTTTCTTCCATAAG tACTACGCCTACCTGTACTCCTACGTGATGCCCCAAGCCATCCGCGACATGGTGGATGAGTACATCAACTGCGAGGACATCGCCATGAACTTCCTGGTCTCTCACCTGACCAGAAAACCTCCTATCAAG GTGACCTCCCGCTGGACCTTCCGCTGCCCCGGCTGCCCGCAGGCGCTCTCACACGACGACTCTCACTTCCACGAGCGGCACAAGTGCATCAACTTCTTTGTCAAGGTGTATGGCTACATGCCCCTCCTGTACACCCAGTTCCGCGTGGACTCGGTCCTCTTCAAGACCCGCCTGCCCCACGACAAGACAAAGTGCTTCAAGTTCATCTag